One window of the Natrinema sp. CBA1119 genome contains the following:
- the grpE gene encoding nucleotide exchange factor GrpE, with the protein MSEDEGTNASAQGVPSEEESDDGETADVDPETSRDEDSEQESESTESESAEAATETDPSADAAEETTAVETETTADDVGEDGDAPETSEDVQRMLDRVTEYDDELAHKVNSIVEEARDLNGTVKHQREELEDLSERIESQAETIGELQTELDEYETALNERDEKIAEYEEEIEDLKSRLKRKQADFQNYKKRAKKRQQQIKDRAAEDLVERLIGVRDNLKRALEEESGDVETLRDGVDMTLREFDRILEDENVSEIDPDPGTEADPQRHEVMMQVDSDQPEGAIADVYTPGYEMGEKVIQNAQVTVSNGEFADADPDDGDGDDESEEEGAADESDDGGDATGEPDAADGATGDSDADADTTADDEAAEADESSANDAGGDDEAIELGGEVAEDDREDTSADAAADEPNE; encoded by the coding sequence ATGAGCGAAGACGAGGGCACGAACGCGTCAGCCCAGGGTGTCCCGTCCGAGGAGGAATCCGACGACGGCGAGACGGCCGACGTCGATCCCGAGACGTCGAGGGACGAGGACTCGGAGCAGGAATCCGAATCGACCGAATCGGAATCGGCAGAAGCAGCCACGGAGACTGACCCGAGCGCGGACGCGGCCGAAGAGACAACAGCAGTGGAGACGGAAACGACCGCGGACGATGTCGGCGAAGACGGGGATGCACCCGAAACGAGCGAAGACGTTCAGCGCATGCTCGATCGGGTCACCGAGTACGACGACGAACTCGCCCACAAGGTCAACTCGATCGTCGAGGAGGCCCGCGACCTCAACGGGACCGTCAAACACCAGCGCGAGGAACTCGAGGATCTTTCCGAGCGCATCGAGTCCCAGGCCGAGACCATCGGCGAACTCCAGACCGAACTCGACGAGTACGAGACAGCCCTGAACGAGCGCGACGAGAAAATTGCGGAGTACGAAGAGGAGATAGAGGACCTGAAGAGCCGTCTCAAGCGCAAACAGGCGGACTTTCAGAACTACAAGAAACGCGCCAAGAAGCGCCAACAGCAGATCAAGGACCGCGCCGCCGAGGACCTCGTCGAACGTCTCATCGGCGTTCGGGACAACCTCAAACGCGCGCTCGAGGAGGAGAGCGGCGACGTCGAAACGCTCCGGGACGGCGTCGATATGACGCTTCGCGAGTTCGATCGCATCCTCGAGGACGAGAACGTTTCGGAGATCGATCCCGACCCGGGTACCGAGGCCGACCCACAGCGCCACGAGGTCATGATGCAGGTCGACAGCGACCAGCCCGAGGGGGCCATCGCCGACGTCTACACGCCCGGCTACGAGATGGGGGAGAAGGTCATCCAGAACGCTCAGGTGACCGTCTCGAACGGCGAATTCGCGGACGCTGATCCAGACGACGGCGATGGCGACGACGAGAGCGAGGAGGAGGGGGCAGCCGACGAATCGGACGACGGAGGCGACGCCACCGGCGAACCCGACGCTGCTGATGGGGCGACCGGCGACTCCGACGCAGATGCCGACACGACCGCGGACGACGAAGCGGCCGAGGCCGACGAGTCCTCGGCGAACGACGCCGGCGGCGACGACGAAGCGATCGAACTCGGCGGCGAAGTCGCCGAGGACGACCGCGAGGACACTTCCGCGGACGCCGCGGCAGACGAACCGAACGAATAA